Part of the bacterium genome is shown below.
AGCCCGTCACTGTTGACCAGGATACCGTCCTGGCTGATCTCGAAGTTCCCGTCCCGGGTATAGGCCATCGATCCGTCCGGCCGCAGTATCTGGAAGAACCCGTCGCCGATGATGCCCACGTCCAGGTCGTTCTCGGTGGCCTGCATGGTGCCCTGGGTGAAAATTTTCTGCGTGGAGGCCAGCTTCACTCCGTGGCCCACCTGCATCTCGCCCGGCACGTACTGGCCCTGGAACTCACTCACGCCCGCCGGACGGAGGGTTTGGTACAGAAGGTCCTGAAACTGGGCCTGGGTTTTCTTGAACCCGGCGGTGTTGACGTTGGCCAGGTTGTTGGCGATCACGTCGACCCGCGTTTCCTGGGCTTTCATCCCGGAAGCCGAGGTGCGCAACGCTCTGATCATCTTTTTGGCTCCTGTTTTTGCGCCCCGCGCCAGCGGGGCGGTTCAGTCCGCATTGCCCTTCATACCGTGTCCGTCAGTCCGGCGGCTCAGACCTTGCCCACCTGCGAGACCGCCTGCTGCAGAGACTCATCCTGCAGTCGAATGGCGCGCTGGCCGAACTCGAACATGCGCTCGACCTCGATCATCCGCACCAGCTGGTCGATGGGATTGGCGTTCGACATTTCGAGCATACCCTGCCGCACGCTGAAATTCTGCGCCGGCACGGCCGCCCCGCCGCCGGCCTGGGGCACGAAACGGCTGTCGGCGGTCTTGGTCAGGCGGTAGGGCTTGGGGAAATCCACCACGTTCAGGGTGCCGCGCTGCTCGTTGTTCACGTACACCGCGCCGTTATTCTGCACCTCCAGCTTGCCGCCCTGCACGTTGATCGGCGCGCCGCCGGCGCCCAGCACGTTGAAGCCCTCGGCTGTGACCAGGTTGCCGTTCTGGCCCACCGCGAACTGGCCGTTGCGCGTGTACTGCACGCCGTCCGGGGTCTGCACGGCGAAGAAACCGTTGCCGTCGACACCCAGGTTGTAGTCGTTGCCGGTGATGTCCATGCGACCCTGGCGGAAATCGGTGGCGTACTCGATCACCCGGCTGGCGTCGCCCACGCTGGCGCGGAACGCCGGCGGGTTGATTTTCACCTCTTCCGGCGTCTTGCCAGTGGCGGCCAGGCCGTTCTCGTTCAGGTACAGGTCGGCCTCCACCAGGTCGCGGATGAACATGCGGTCCTGCTTGTACCCGGCGGTGTTGTTGTTGGCCAGGTTGTTGGCGACCAGGTCCTGATTGTAGGGCAGGGGGATCATCCCGGCTGCCGAGCGGTAGAGGCCTTTTATCATGCTGGTGTTCCCCTTGACGGCTTCCCATTCATTATATCTTTTTAGTCCGTCCGTCGCGGGGCCGGGTAGACGGCCGGGCAGGCTGGACGCGGACTGTCGCGGTCGAAGGGGGCAAGGTTTGTGCCATGCGGGGTGAAACGGGAGCAGACAGACGGAAAGCCGGTGGCGGCGCTCTTTACGTCAGAAAATAATGCCTGGTGCAGAAAAATAAAAACGAGCTGGTGGGTAATTATTGCCCAAGGGCGGGAAAAAAGGCCGAAACCGGAGTGGGGACAAAAAGAATCCCCATCAACTGGTGCCCCTGAACCTGGCGTGGATGACTCCGCCACTTGCGGCGCACACCGGGAAATCTCTCAACCCGCGGACCTTAACTGCGACTGCCTGTTACGTGCTGCCATACTGCTTTGCCGGGGTTGACGGCGTCGGCGCCTGAGGGCGGCCTCCTGTGAGAATTTTATCTCACCGTTCGGGCAGTGATGGGGATCGAACTTCCACTTAAGTATGAATTGCGGCCGGGAAAAAAGTCAAGTCCTGACGGGAAAAAAATATCAAACCGCTGGCGGCCAGGGATTTAGAAATACAGCAGCCCTGCCGCGCCTACGGCCCAGACATACCAGGCAAAGCGGTCGAAGCGTCCCCGGCTGAGAATTTTCAGCAGGAAATAGATCGCCGCAACCCCGCTGATGAAAGCGCTGAACGCCCCGCAGAACAGGGCCAGGCGGCTCACCCCCTCCAGGGCGTAGGGGTGGCTGAACACGCCCGCGCCCTCGATCACCCCGGCGCCCAGGATCGCGGGCAGGGCCAGAAGGAACGAGAACTCGGCGCTGCGGCCCGGTCCCAGGCCCAGAAGAAGCCCGGCCGTGATCGTGCTGCCCGAGCGGCTCACCCCGGGCAGGATCGCCACGGCCTGGGCCAGGCCCACCCCCAGGGCCGAGACCCAGCCGATGGGCCGCACCGCCTTGGGGGCGAAACGCGACAGCATCAGGATCGCGCCGGTGACGAGGAGCAGCCAGCTCACCGTGCGCGGCGCGCTGAACGCCGCCTCAAACCAGTCCTTGAACGCCACGCCGATCACCCCGGCTGGAATGGTGCCCAGGATGACGAACCAGCCCAGGCGCAGGTTCTCGCTGCGCTCGGCCGGGTCGAGCGGCAGGGCCGGTTTCTTGACCAGGGAAAGGAAAGCCTTGACTATCAGCCCCACGCGCCGACGGTAGGCCAGCAGCACTGCGGCCGCGGTGGCCAGGTGCAGCACCACCTCGAACAGGATGCCCTGGCTTTTCACCCCGAGCAGGGCCTCGCCCAGCACCAGGTGGCCCGAGCTGGACACGGGCAGGAACTCGGTCAGGCCCTGGACCAGGCCCAGCAGAACGGCTTGCAGGATCGACATTCTTTCTCCCCCGTAAAAATCGGGGCACGGCATGCCGTGCCCCTCCGTTACACACCCCGTCCCGCTTTCAGCGGGACACCCCTCTTTTTAGGGGGATTTAAGACAAAAAACCACTTTCAACGCTCACATGCACGAGTGAAGGGCCTTGAATTCCCCTCTATCCAAGAGGGGTGGCGGCGCAGTCCCGATTTCACCGGGACAAGCCGACGGGGTGTGTCGCAAATCCCCTTCGATCCCCCCGGCAAAAGGGGCAGGCCCGTGGCCGCCCGGCTGTTCATCACAAATCCAGTTCCCTGTTTTGCCCCTGCGGAGCACCAGCGGCGCGCGGCGCTTTTTTGAACGTGGCCCCCACCTGGCGCAGCGGTGGCATGTCGATCTGCGCCCCGGCCAGAAGCTCGGCCACGGTGAAAAGCTGTATCTTCGGGTATTTGCGGCCCCAGACCTCGGACTCGAAGAACCCGGCGGTGACCGCCTCCTGGCGCATCGGCGCGGTGTGCTCCTGCATGCTGATCAGCACGCCGAGGGCCGCCCCCTCGCGCTCCACCACCCCGCGCAGGTCGCGCACGTGGGCTGCGCCGGTGTGCCCGGCCTTGACCGAGATCACCACCGTGTCGAACTGCCCTCTCCGTCCGCCCCGGAACACGATCTTCCCGTCTATGCCCTTGTCCGCGCCCTTTTTCTGCTCCACGGGACGCGCATCCACCAGACCCAATGCCCACCACTGGAACTGGTAGGGGTCGCTGGTGGCCAGGGCCTCGGCGTCCGGAACGCTGACCGGCTCGCCCACCACCTTGTATTTTACGGCCTCGCCGAAAGCGTCGTTCAGCCGGGCTTTCATCAGGGTGATAGCCAGGTGGGTGATGTCAATGCCGATCCAGGCGCGGCCCAGGCGCTGCGCCGCGGCCACGGTGGTGCCGCAGCCGCAGAACGGGTCGAGGACCAGCCCGCCCTCCGGGCAACTGGCCTGTATGATGCGCTCCAGAAGGGCTTCCGGTTTTTGCGTGGGGTAGCCGAGACGCTCTGCGGCCTGTGCTTGGACCGGGAGAATGTCCGTCCATACATCTCCAACAGGTGTGCCTTCCTGTTCATCGAGATACCGTTTTAAGGCAGGAACACCTCCAGGTTTGTTTTGAACAATTAGCCCTTTCTCAAATGCTTCATTCATCCTTTCTTTCGTCCATCTCCAGACTCGTGTTACTCCAAGGAACTCATAAGTAAGGTTTGGTCTGTTCTTATTTGGGTTTGCAAGATTATCCAATCGATAACGTCTTCCGGTTATCGGTTCTTTATATCGATAAAATTTGGAAAGATAATCAGGATCGTGTTGTGTATAACTTGGATTCCAAGTCGCTTTTGATGTTTTGGAGTACCTTAAAATCACATCATGGTTTCTGGCGAAACGAGTAAAAGCCAAGCCTTTGGCGTTTGTTCTTTTCCAGATGATCTCATTACCGAAATTATCTGGCCCGAATACAGCATCCATGAGCATCTTCAGATAGTGACTCGCCACAGGGTCGCAGTGCAAATAAAGGCTGCCGGTGCTCTTGAGCACGCGCCGCAGCTCGATCAGCCGCGGGGCCATCATCACCAGGTAGGAGAGCATGTTGCAGGGGCCGAGGAAAGTGCGGAAGGCTTTCATTATGTCGGCCACCCGGCCGCCCGCG
Proteins encoded:
- the flgG gene encoding flagellar basal-body rod protein FlgG; this translates as MIRALRTSASGMKAQETRVDVIANNLANVNTAGFKKTQAQFQDLLYQTLRPAGVSEFQGQYVPGEMQVGHGVKLASTQKIFTQGTMQATENDLDVGIIGDGFFQILRPDGSMAYTRDGNFEISQDGILVNSDGLPLQPQLTIPQNATKINIGQDGTVDVLLPNQVQPANIGRVELARFINPAGLRAIGNNLFVETVASNTPLLGNPSEDEFGRLQQGYLELSNVNTVDELVDLITAQRVYELNSRGISVADNMMQTAASIGR
- the flgF gene encoding flagellar basal-body rod protein FlgF, whose translation is MIKGLYRSAAGMIPLPYNQDLVANNLANNNTAGYKQDRMFIRDLVEADLYLNENGLAATGKTPEEVKINPPAFRASVGDASRVIEYATDFRQGRMDITGNDYNLGVDGNGFFAVQTPDGVQYTRNGQFAVGQNGNLVTAEGFNVLGAGGAPINVQGGKLEVQNNGAVYVNNEQRGTLNVVDFPKPYRLTKTADSRFVPQAGGGAAVPAQNFSVRQGMLEMSNANPIDQLVRMIEVERMFEFGQRAIRLQDESLQQAVSQVGKV
- a CDS encoding undecaprenyl-diphosphate phosphatase gives rise to the protein MSILQAVLLGLVQGLTEFLPVSSSGHLVLGEALLGVKSQGILFEVVLHLATAAAVLLAYRRRVGLIVKAFLSLVKKPALPLDPAERSENLRLGWFVILGTIPAGVIGVAFKDWFEAAFSAPRTVSWLLLVTGAILMLSRFAPKAVRPIGWVSALGVGLAQAVAILPGVSRSGSTITAGLLLGLGPGRSAEFSFLLALPAILGAGVIEGAGVFSHPYALEGVSRLALFCGAFSAFISGVAAIYFLLKILSRGRFDRFAWYVWAVGAAGLLYF
- a CDS encoding restriction endonuclease; the protein is MKARLNDAFGEAVKYKVVGEPVSVPDAEALATSDPYQFQWWALGLVDARPVEQKKGADKGIDGKIVFRGGRRGQFDTVVISVKAGHTGAAHVRDLRGVVEREGAALGVLISMQEHTAPMRQEAVTAGFFESEVWGRKYPKIQLFTVAELLAGAQIDMPPLRQVGATFKKAPRAAGAPQGQNRELDL